From a region of the Dictyostelium discoideum AX4 chromosome 2 chromosome, whole genome shotgun sequence genome:
- a CDS encoding amidase family protein yields the protein MTSSSLSKSSSTSSTSSKNEEKGEKKIYDLISLEVPRLQGLLLRSTLFLCENHYLKNSFLSSLYTKNKMPLISQFNLNLSPTFYPIVDISNHQQQQQNKSEFTFKKYLATDMLHDKDLIKYLQSKNLEINSQSSSSSSSNNQSLINNIPENSIINYYNLYMTGKITPNEIANFFIECKNHSDEQSPPLKAFIKILEDDIKSQAMASAERWKSGSPLSLIDGVPISLKDEIDQIGYHTTCGTTFLEKVFPNVKTEDSGVAKMLRQQGAILVGKNNMHEIGISTLGYNTHFGFTRNPYNLNHYPGGSSSGSASSVSAGLNPLSIGCDGGGSIRVPASLCGVVGLKPTFARVSHGGIFDLCWSVGHVGPIGSSVIDTAIGYACIAGSDSADHQSVLAEQYGGKPTVPMFTEIPLIQPLKGLKIGVFYDWINDCNIEFKDSTYKCIEILKEQGAEIIEIEISNLLVTRLSQGAIILSEMNSSMKRFKNYSNELQYDSRISLSIGNILPTSDYLQANKVRTFCIEQFTEIFKGVDLIVTPTNAIAAPEIEKSVLSMGESNFGSVGELMKYVFIGNITGIPGITVPVGLTKDKNLPIGFQIMAKWWQEDLLLYTSYVLEKNIDFKGKPQYYNCPLTNCTNPNN from the exons ATGACATCTTCTTCATTAAGTAAAAGTAGTAGTACAAGTAGTACAAGTAGCAAGAATGAAGAAAAAGgtgaaaagaaaatttatgatttaatatcattagaAGTTCCAAGATTACAAGGACTTTTATTAAGatcaactttatttttatgcgaaaaccattatttaaa gaattcatttttatcgtcattatatacaaaaaataaaatgccattaatttcacaatttaatttaaatttatcaccaACCTTTTATCCAATTGTTGATATTtcaaatcatcaacaacaacaacaaaataaatctgaatttacatttaaaaaatatttagcAACTGATATGTTGCatgataaagatttaattaaatatcttcaaagtaaaaatttagaaataaatagtcaatcatcatcatcatcatcatcaaataatcaatcattaattaataatataccagagaattcaattataaattattataatttatatatgaCTGGAAAGATAACACCAAATGAAATtgcaaatttttttattgaatgtAAAAATCACTCTGATGAACAATCACCACCATTGAAAGCATTTATAAAGATATTGGAGGATGATATTAAATCTCAAGCAATGGCAAGTGCTGAACGTTGGAAATCCGGTTCACCTTTGTCATTGATTGATGGTGTACCAATCTCATTAAAAGATGAAATAGACCAAATTGGATATCATACCACTTGTGGTACAACCTTTTTGGAGAAAGTATTTCCAAATGTTAAAACTGAAGATTCTGGTGTAGCCAAAATGTTACGTCAACAAGGTGCAATTTTAGTTGGAAAGAATAATATGCACGAAATTGGTATCTCAACACTTGGTTATAATACTCATTTTGGGTTCACTAGAAATCCATATAATCTCAATCATTATCCAGGTGGTAGTTCTTCAGGAAGTGCTTCTTCAGTATCGGCTGGTTTAAATCCATTAAGTATTGGttgtgatggtggtggttcaATTAGAGTACCTGCTTCATTATGTGGTGTCGTTGGTTTAAAACCAACTTTTGCAAGAGTTTCTCATGGTggtatttttgatttatgtTGGTCAGTTGGTCATGTTGGTCCAATTGGTTCGTCAGTAATTGATACTGCAATTGGTTATGCTTGTATTGCTGGTTCTGACTCTGCCGATCATCAATCTGTTTTAGCTGAACAATATGGCGGTAAACCAACCGTTCCAATGTTTACTGAAATTCCATTAATTCAACCATTAAAAGGTTTAAAAATTGGTGTTTTTTATGATTGGATTAATGATTGTAATATagaatttaaagattcaaCTTAta aatgtattgaaattttaaaagaacaaGGAGCTGAAATTATAGAAatagaaatttcaaatttattagtaACTAGATTATCACAAGGCGCAATTATTTTATCAGAAATGAATTCATCTATGAAAAga tttaaaaattatagtaATGAATTACAATATGATAGTagaatttcattatcaattggtaataTATTACCAACTTCAGATTATCTTCAAGCAAATAAAGTTAGAACTTTTTGTATTGAACAATTTactgaaatttttaaaggagttgatttaattgtaaCACCAACTAATGCAATAGCTGCAcctgaaattgaaaaaagtgTTTTGTCTATGGGAGAATCAAATTTTGGATCAGTAGGtgaattaatgaaatatGTTTTTATTGGAAATATTACTGGTATCCCTGGCATAACTGTTCCAGTGGGTCTAACAAAAGATAAAAACTTACCAATTGGTTTTCAAATTATGGCAAAGTGGTGGCAAGAAGATTTACTTTTATACACTTCTTAtgttttagaaaaaaatattgactTTAAAGGAAAACCacaatattataattgtCCTTTAACAAATTGCACAAACCCAAATAactaa